From the Glutamicibacter halophytocola genome, the window AGGGTAATAAAGTCCGACTTATTTAACTGGTGCTCTTGCTACCAGATCTAGCGGGTCTGCGAGTAGAACCAGGTGATGTGCTCTTCGAGCAGCTGGGCTGCGCGCTCGCGCTGGCCGGTGGCAAAGGCATGGTGGATGGCCTTGTGCTGGCGGCGCAGCACCTTGACCACCGGTTGCCAGGCTTCGTCGTCCGGGATGGACGCGGCAACATAGTCACTGATCGAGTTGCGCAGGGATTCCATCATGGATTCGACCACCGCGTTGCCCGCCATGGATGCGAGCAAAACGTGGAATTCGGCATCAATGCGGTGGAAGGATTCGCGCGAGAGCTGCGCATCATCCATGCGCATGATCAGCACCGCGGTCCGATCTATGACCTGCTGGGCATGGATGGGGTCGCGCGGCGTCATCTGGGCTGCCCAGGTTTCCAGCAGGATGCGCGATTCAACGATCTCGCGGACGTTGATGCCCTTGGCCGCCAGATGCAGGCGCAGCGCCTGGGAAATTCCCGCCGCGGGATTGGAGATGATCACGGCGCCGGAGTTCGGCCCAGATCCAGTGGAGGTCCTGATAATGCCCATCACGTCGAGGATGCGGATGGCATCGCGCACCGAAGCGCGGGAAATCCCATGCTGCTCCGCGAGCGCACGTTCGCCAGGAAGCTGGTCCCCCACGGACAACTTCTCGGTACGCAGATCTTCCTCAATGGCCTGAAGCACGATCTGGTACGCACGCGGAGCTGGGTTAATTGGCATCGGAACTATTTTAGCCGTTCAGCACCCTATGGAAGCATCCATGAAAGCACCGGGGTGGACTGCAGGTAGACCAGGACGCACAGCACCAGCAGCATGCCCACCGACCAGCCGGCGACCTTCTTGAGGATCACCGATTCCTGGCCTTCCATCTTCACGCTGGTTGCGGCAATGGCCAGGTTCTGCGGGGAAATCAGCTTGCCGACGACGCCGCCGGAGGTATTGGCCGCCACCAGCAGATGCGGATCGATCCCGGCATTCACGCCGGCGGTCTGCTGAAGCTTGGCGAACAGCGCGTTGGCCGAGGTATCCGATCCGGTCACCGCGGTGCCGATCCAGCCCAGGATTGGCGAGAGGAAGGCGAAGAACCCTCCGGCACCGGCCAGCCAGGTTCCCACGGTGATGGTCTGGCCGGACAGGTTCATCACGTAGGCCAGCCCCAGGACCGAGAGGATGGTCAGCGCGGCGAAGCGCATGTTGTAGATGGTCTTGCCGATCTCCGACAAGCCCTCGCCGAAGGTCATGGCGTACTTTCCGCCGCCGGTGTACTTCGAGTACACAAAGGCGACGATCACGCCGGTGATCAGCAGCAAGGTGCCCGGCGAAGACAGCCAGGAGAAGGTGTACATGGTCGAGGAAACCGCCTTGCCGCTGGCATCCACCACCTGCCCGTGCAGGCCGGGCCAGCCGAACTTGATGTCGGTGCTGGCCAGCCAGGCAGGGATGTCGACGCCCAGCTTCCAGAGCTTGGCCAGGCCGAAGACCACGATCACCAGCAGGTACGGGAACAGCGCCATCCAGGTGTTCGCGCCGTGCAGCTTGGTGCCTTGCTGCACCGGCACGGCGGCGGCTTCGGCGGTCAGCACGCGGGCCCGAGCTTCGTCGGCGCCCTTCGGGGTCCAGAAGCGCAACAGGATCACGGCCGCTGCCAGGCCGACCAGCGATGCGACGATGTCGGTCAGCTCGTAGGAGAAGTAGGTGGAGCACAGCCACTGGGCCAGGCCGAAGGAAATGCCGATGACCAGGGTAGCTGGAAGCACCTGGCGCACGCCGCGCCAGCCATCGAGGATCAGCACCAGGATGGTCGGGACAAACAATGCCAGCAGCGGCGACTGGTGGCCAACCACGGCGCCGATTTCATGGGCCGGAATGCCGGTCAGGGCTCCCGCGGTGGTGATCGGAATAGCCACGGCGCCAAAGGCCACCGGTGCCGTATTGGCAATCAGCACGGCGCAGGCCGCACGCAGCGGCGAGAGGCCCAGGGCCAGCAGCATGGTCGCGGTAATGGCGACCGGGGCGCCGAATCCTGCCAGCGCTTCGAGCAGTCCGCCAAAGCAGAACGCGATCAAGACGGCCTGGATGCGCACATCGCCGCCGCCGATCACGTCGAAGACCCGGCGCAGGTCTTCAAAGCGTCCGGACTTGACGGTGACCTGGTAGAGGAAGATGGCCATCACCACGATCCAGACGATCGGGAAAGCGCCAAAGACCATGCCCATGGCCCCGGAGTTCAGGGCCATGGCCACCGGCATCTTCCAGCCGAGAATGGCGACGATGATGGCCACTGCCAGCGATCCCAACCCGGCCCAGTGGGCCTTGGTTTTGATCACTGCCAGCAGCACAAAAAAGGTGACAAGAGGAATCAGTGCGATCAGCGCAGAGATCGCAACACTTCCTGCTATCGGTTCAGTTGAGGGAGTAAACACGGTGTGGGCGTCCTTGCTCGAGTATTGGTCTGACCATATGTGGTCCGACCACCAAGGGTACAAGGGTGAGTGGCATCACAACAAGTCTTGACTATCGCGAAAATAATCGCATAGTATGGTCAGACCACACTTGAAAGAGTCTTTAATCATGCGAATCGCCCTCTTTGCCACGTGCATAGTCGACGCCATGTACCCGGAAACGGCCAAGTCGACAGTGAGAATCCTGGAACGCTTGGGCCACGAGGTCATTTTCCCCAAGGCGCAAGCCTGCTGCGGGCAAATGCACATGAACTCCGGCTACATGCCAGAAGCACTGCCCGTTGTCGAAAACCACATCAACGCCTTCGACACCGACGACTACGACGTCGCGGTCGCCCCCTCCGGCTCCTGCGTCGCCTCCATCAAGCACCAGCACCCCTATTTGGCGCAGCGCCTGGGCAAGCCAGAACTCAAGGACCGGGCCACTGCTGTCGGTGCCCGCACCTACGAGCTGACCCAGCTGCTGGTGGACGTTCTGGGCATCAGCAACGCGGCCGAGCAGCTGGGCAGCTACTTCCCCGAAACCATCACCTACCATCCCTCCTGCCACGGCATGCGCTCGCTGGGCCTGGGCGACCGCCAGCTGGATCTGCTCAAGACCGTCGGCGGCATCACCGTCAACGAGCTTCCCGAAGCAGACCAGTGCTGCGGTTTCGGCGGCACCTTCTCGATCAAGAACGCAGACGTCTCCTCGGCCATGCTCGAAGACAAGGTCAAGAACATCTGCTCCACCGGCGCCTCGGCCTGCTCCGGCGGGGATGCCTCCTGCCTGATGCACATCGGCGGCGGCCTCTCGCGCACCGGCGCCAAGCCGAAAACCCTGCACCTGGCCGACATCCTGGCCAGCACCATGGAAGAGACGGTGTCACTGTGACCCAGGTATTCCTCGGCATGCCCGCCGGAGGACAGGGCAACCTGTTCGAGACCGAGCCCTTCCCCCAGGCGGCGCACCGCGAACTGGGCAACACCCAGATGCGCAAGAACCTGCGCCATGCCACCCACACCATCCGCGACAAGCGCTTGAAGGTCGTGGGCGAGCTTCCCGACTGGGAGGCGCTGCGCGATGCCGGCAGCGCCATCAAGAACAATTCCATGGCCACCCTTGAAGAGCGCCTGTTGGAGTTCGAGAAGAACTTCACCGCCCGCGGAGGCGTGGTGCACTGGGCCCGCGACGCTGGCGAGGCGAACAAAATCGTCACCGATCTGGTCAAGGCCACCGGGTCGACAGAGGTGGTCAAGGTCAAGTCCATGGCCACCCAGGAGATCGGCCTGAACGAGCACCTGGAAACCGAGGGCATCGATGCCTTCGAAACCGACCTCGCCGAGCTGATCGTCCAGCTGGGCCACGACAAGCCAAGCCACATCCTGGTTCCTGCCATTCACAAGAACCGCACCGAGGTACGCGACATCTTCCTCAGCCAAATGCCGGTGGTGGATCCGAACCTGACCGATGAGCCGGCCAAGCTGGCCGAAGCGGCACGTTCCCACCTGCGCAAGAAGTTCCTGGCCGCCAAGGTCGCGATCTCCGGAGCCAACTTCGCCCTGGCCGATACCGGCACCCTGGGCGTGGTGGAATCCGAAGGCAACGGCCGGATGTGCCTGACCCTGCCCGAAACCCTGATCACCGTCATGGGCATCGAAAAGGTCCTGCCGCACTGGGAGGACATCGAGGTCTTCATGCAGCTGCTTCCCCGCTCATCCACCGGCGAGCGCATGAATCCGTACACCTCCTTGTGGACCGGTGTCACCGAGGACGATGGCCCGCAGAACGTGCACATCGTCCTGCTGGATAATGGTCGCACCCGCGCGCTGGCCGACCGCTTCGGGC encodes:
- a CDS encoding LutB/LldF family L-lactate oxidation iron-sulfur protein, giving the protein MPAGGQGNLFETEPFPQAAHRELGNTQMRKNLRHATHTIRDKRLKVVGELPDWEALRDAGSAIKNNSMATLEERLLEFEKNFTARGGVVHWARDAGEANKIVTDLVKATGSTEVVKVKSMATQEIGLNEHLETEGIDAFETDLAELIVQLGHDKPSHILVPAIHKNRTEVRDIFLSQMPVVDPNLTDEPAKLAEAARSHLRKKFLAAKVAISGANFALADTGTLGVVESEGNGRMCLTLPETLITVMGIEKVLPHWEDIEVFMQLLPRSSTGERMNPYTSLWTGVTEDDGPQNVHIVLLDNGRTRALADRFGRTALNCIRCSACMNVCPVYERTGGHAYGSTYPGPIGAILSPLLTGIEVEENGSLPYASSLCGACYEACPVKINIPEILVHLRGEDVDAKRAKHKLPTQMDLLMKGGSWALGKGKNLGLLEKALPLGRLAAGKDKKIKKLPGIAAGWTQSRDIPVPPQKSFRDWWSDEKESK
- a CDS encoding L-lactate permease, with product MFTPSTEPIAGSVAISALIALIPLVTFFVLLAVIKTKAHWAGLGSLAVAIIVAILGWKMPVAMALNSGAMGMVFGAFPIVWIVVMAIFLYQVTVKSGRFEDLRRVFDVIGGGDVRIQAVLIAFCFGGLLEALAGFGAPVAITATMLLALGLSPLRAACAVLIANTAPVAFGAVAIPITTAGALTGIPAHEIGAVVGHQSPLLALFVPTILVLILDGWRGVRQVLPATLVIGISFGLAQWLCSTYFSYELTDIVASLVGLAAAVILLRFWTPKGADEARARVLTAEAAAVPVQQGTKLHGANTWMALFPYLLVIVVFGLAKLWKLGVDIPAWLASTDIKFGWPGLHGQVVDASGKAVSSTMYTFSWLSSPGTLLLITGVIVAFVYSKYTGGGKYAMTFGEGLSEIGKTIYNMRFAALTILSVLGLAYVMNLSGQTITVGTWLAGAGGFFAFLSPILGWIGTAVTGSDTSANALFAKLQQTAGVNAGIDPHLLVAANTSGGVVGKLISPQNLAIAATSVKMEGQESVILKKVAGWSVGMLLVLCVLVYLQSTPVLSWMLP
- a CDS encoding FadR/GntR family transcriptional regulator; the encoded protein is MPINPAPRAYQIVLQAIEEDLRTEKLSVGDQLPGERALAEQHGISRASVRDAIRILDVMGIIRTSTGSGPNSGAVIISNPAAGISQALRLHLAAKGINVREIVESRILLETWAAQMTPRDPIHAQQVIDRTAVLIMRMDDAQLSRESFHRIDAEFHVLLASMAGNAVVESMMESLRNSISDYVAASIPDDEAWQPVVKVLRRQHKAIHHAFATGQRERAAQLLEEHITWFYSQTR
- a CDS encoding (Fe-S)-binding protein; this translates as MRIALFATCIVDAMYPETAKSTVRILERLGHEVIFPKAQACCGQMHMNSGYMPEALPVVENHINAFDTDDYDVAVAPSGSCVASIKHQHPYLAQRLGKPELKDRATAVGARTYELTQLLVDVLGISNAAEQLGSYFPETITYHPSCHGMRSLGLGDRQLDLLKTVGGITVNELPEADQCCGFGGTFSIKNADVSSAMLEDKVKNICSTGASACSGGDASCLMHIGGGLSRTGAKPKTLHLADILASTMEETVSL